The genomic window GCCGTGCTCGGCACGGGCGGCTTCGACGGCAAAAAGCAACCGGTGCAGGCGCTTTCCCGGCTCTACCCGAACTACACCCAGGTGCTGGTCCGCACCGGCGCCAATATCAACTCCGTCGCCGACCTGCGCGGCAAGCGCGTGTCCACCGGCTCGCCCAAATCGGGCACCGAGGTGATCGCGCAGCGGGTACTTCAGGCTGCGGGCCTGAACCCGGACAGTGACATCTCCGCCCAGCGCCTGGACCTCACGAAGACCGTCGACGGTATGAAGGACGGCTCCATCGACGCCATGTTCTTCTCCGGCGGCCTGCCGACCCCCGGCATCACCGACCTGTTCACCTCGGCCAAGGACAAGGTCCGCTTCCTCGACATCGCCGACCAGCTCCCCGCCATGCGCAAGGTGAGTCCGGTCTACGAGGAGGGCACTATCCCCGCTGCCACCTACGGCCTGCCCGCTGACGCGAAAACTATCGTCGTCCCGAACGTCCTCCTTGTCCGCGACGATCTCGACGCCGACCTGGCCTGCGTCCTGTCCAAGACCCTCTTCGACCGCAAATCTCAACTCGAACAAGCCAACTCCGCTGCCAAGGGCATTTCCCGCGACACTGCCCGCGACACCGACCCGGTCCCGCTGCACCGCGGCGCCGACCACGCACTGACCAAGTAGGAGCGACGTCAGCCCTGACCCACGGGCGCGCAGGCGGGTCGCCGCGCCCGTGGGTCGGCCGACGGCTGCCGTTGATGACGCGGAGCAGGTGGGCGGGCTGGTTGTGGCGATCGCGGTCGCGCCGCGCGCCAGGGAGGACGAGATGAGAAGAGTGGCGATCGTTGTCGCCGTGGTGTCGGTGTCGGCTGGGTTCGTCACCGGATGTGCGGAAGGCCAGGGTGGAACGCCCACCGATTCTGGTGCACCGGTTACCTGCGAGGTGAAATACGGGACCGAGGTCGGCATCGCCACCGGGAACGCGACCGGCGTGTACGCGGCGCTCGGTAATGCCTTCGCCGACCAGATCTCGCTGGCCACCGACGGCAAGGTGACGGCGACCGCGTCGGAAACCCTCGCGTCCGTCCAGAACATCCAGCAGTTGGTCGCGGGCAAGTACCAGGTGGCCTTCGCACTCGCCGACGTCGCCGCCGACGCGGTGCTCGGAATCGGAACCTTCGACGGTGACAAGCAGCCGGTGCAAGCGTTGTCCCGGCTCTATCCGAGCTACACGGAGGTGATCGTGCGCGCTGACTCCGACATCACCTCCCTCGCCGACCTGCGCGGCAAGCGGGTATCGACCGGTTCGCCCAAGTCGGGCACCGAGGCGCTCGCCCGCCGGGTCCTGCGAGCGGGCGGACTGAACCCGGACAGCGATATCGCGGTCAATCGCCTGGAGCTCAGCAAGGCCGTCGCCGGGATGAAGGACGGCTCGCTCGACGCCCTGTTCTTCTCCGGAGGGTTGCCGACGCCAGGTCTCACCGAGCTGTTCAGCTCGGGCCGGGGCAAGTACCGCCTGCTCGACACCTCCGAGCAGCTGAGTGGGATGCGCATCCTGAGCCCGGTATACGAGTTGGGCACCATCCCCGCGGCGACCTATGGACTTCCCGAGGACGTGCCGTCCATCGTCGTGCCCAATGTGCTGCTCGTCCGCGACAACCTCGACGCCGACTTGGCCTGCGTGCTCACCAAGGCGCTTTTCGATCGCAAACCCCAGTTGGAACAGGCGAACGCCGCCGCGCAAGGGATCGTCCGCGACCACGCACGCGACACCGGCCCGGTTCCGCTGCACCGCGGGGCGCAGCACGCATTGGCCAACTGAAGGGGCGATGAAGAGGCGTTTCGGCCATGCTCGGATGAAGTCGCGGTGGCTTGAGTCACATTCGGGTGACTCGAGCTAGCTCCGGGCCGATGCCAGGGGCCTTGACCTGCGAAATCTCGGGCTGCGCAGGCGATTTGACGTGGCGTTCGCCGCCGCGTAACTTAGTTCAAGTCAGAGCGACACGGACACCGACCCGGAGCCGAGAAGCCCAGCGAAACGCTGAGCGGATGGACCGGGACACGAGGTAGTACGAGGAGCGCCTGACGCTCACACTGGCTTGATCGGGACCCTGATTTGGATCTGGGGGAGCGGCTGAGCTAAGCTGGATAAGTTGCCTCACTGACCAAGCGGATTGAACTCCGGGCGGTGGTGTGTGCGTGTGTTCTTTGAGAACTCAATAGTGTGTCGATGAATGTCAGTGCCAATTATTTTATTGGTTCCGGCCTCTCATACCCCCCGGTTGATGAGGTTGGACATTTAGTCAGCAAATACTTTTTGCTGGCGTTTTGTTTTGCTAGGTTTTCGGACTCTAGTTAGATATTTCTGATTCGCTCTTCGGAGTGTTTCGAGAGTCTTCAACGGAGAGTTTGATCCTGGCTCAGGACGAACGCTGGCGGCGTGCTTAACACATGCAAGTCGAGCGGTAAGGCCCTTCGGGGTACACGAGCGGCGAACGGGTGAGTAACACGTGGGTGATCTGCCTCGCACTTCGGGATAAGCCTGGGAAACTGGGTCTAATACCGGATATGACCTTCCAGTGCATGCTGGTTGGTGGAAAGATTTATCGGTGCGAGATGGGCCCGCGGCCTATCAGCTTGTTGGCGGGGTAACGGCCCACCAAGGCGACGACGGGTAGCCGACCTGAGAGGGTGACCGGCCACACTGGGACTGAGACACGGCCCAGACTCCTACGGGAGGCAGCAGTGGGGAATATTGCACAATGGGCGAAAGCCTGATGCAGCGACGCCGCGTGAGGGATGACGGCCTTCGGGTTGTAAACCTCTTTCGACAGGGACGAAGCGAAAGTGACGGTACCTGTAGAAGAAGCACCGGCCAACTACGTGCCAGCAGCCGCGGTAATACGTAGGGTGCGAGCGTTGTCCGGAATTACTGGGCGTAAAGAGCTTGTAGGCGGTCTGTCGCGTCTTCTGTGAAAACTTGGGGCTCAACCTTAAGCTTGCAGGCGATACGGGCAGACTAGAGTACTTCAGGGGAGACTGGAATTCCTGGTGTAGCGGTGAAATGCGCAGATATCAGGAGGAACACCGGTGGCGAAGGCGGGTCTCTGGGAAGTAACTGACGCTGAGAAGCGAAAGCGTGGGTAGCGAACAGGATTAGATACCCTGGTAGTCCACGCCGTAAACGGTGGGTACTAGGTGTGGGTTTCCTTCCACGGGATCCGTGCCGTAGCTAACGCATTAAGTACCCCGCCTGGGGAGTACGGCCGCAAGGCTAAAACTCAAAGGAATTGACGGGGGCCCGCACAAGCGGCGGAGCATGTGGATTAATTCGATGCAACGCGAAGAACCTTACCTGGGTTTGACATACACCGGAAACCTGCAGAGATGTAGGCCCCCTTGTGGTCGGTGTACAGGTGGTGCATGGCTGTCGTCAGCTCGTGTCGTGAGATGTTGGGTTAAGTCCCGCAACGAGCGCAACCCTTGTCCTGTGTTGCCAGCGCGTAATGGCGGGGACTCGCAGGAGACTGCCGGGGTCAACTCGGAGGAAGGTGGGGACGACGTCAAGTCATCATGCCCCTTATGTCCAGGGCTTCACACATGCTACAATGGCCGGTACAGAGGGCTGCGATACCGTGAGGTGGAGCGAATCCCTTAAAGCCGGTCTCAGTTCGGATCGGGGTCTGCAACTCGACCCCGTGAAGTTGGAGTCGCTAGTAATCGCAGATCAGCAACGCTGCGGTGAATACGTTCCCGGGCCTTGTACACACCGCCCGTCACGTCATGAAAGTCGGTAACACCCGAAGCCGGTGGCCTAACCCCTTGTGGGAGGGAGCCGTCGAAGGTGGGATTGGCGATTGGGACGAAGTCGTAACAAGGTAGCCGTACCGGAAGGTGCGGCTGGATCACCTCCTTTCTAAGGAGCACATCTACGCAACGCTGTTCGAACAGTCGAATGAGAATGCGTCAGAGACCGTTTGTGTCCCCAATCGTGGGACCGCGGACGCTCATGGGTGGAACACTGACAAGCTTTCTTGCCATCGACTCTTCCTCAGTGGGGAGTCGGCGAGG from Nocardia iowensis includes these protein-coding regions:
- a CDS encoding TAXI family TRAP transporter solute-binding subunit: MRRVAIIFAVTAVSAGLLTGCGGRRDAPHHDSGAAITCEVKSETRVGIATGNATGVYFALGNAYADQVSQATDGKVKATAAETGASVQNIQQLVAGTYQVAFSLADTAADAVLGTGGFDGKKQPVQALSRLYPNYTQVLVRTGANINSVADLRGKRVSTGSPKSGTEVIAQRVLQAAGLNPDSDISAQRLDLTKTVDGMKDGSIDAMFFSGGLPTPGITDLFTSAKDKVRFLDIADQLPAMRKVSPVYEEGTIPAATYGLPADAKTIVVPNVLLVRDDLDADLACVLSKTLFDRKSQLEQANSAAKGISRDTARDTDPVPLHRGADHALTK
- a CDS encoding TAXI family TRAP transporter solute-binding subunit — encoded protein: MRRVAIVVAVVSVSAGFVTGCAEGQGGTPTDSGAPVTCEVKYGTEVGIATGNATGVYAALGNAFADQISLATDGKVTATASETLASVQNIQQLVAGKYQVAFALADVAADAVLGIGTFDGDKQPVQALSRLYPSYTEVIVRADSDITSLADLRGKRVSTGSPKSGTEALARRVLRAGGLNPDSDIAVNRLELSKAVAGMKDGSLDALFFSGGLPTPGLTELFSSGRGKYRLLDTSEQLSGMRILSPVYELGTIPAATYGLPEDVPSIVVPNVLLVRDNLDADLACVLTKALFDRKPQLEQANAAAQGIVRDHARDTGPVPLHRGAQHALAN